The DNA sequence CTGATAATGGACGTTGTCGTCCCCGCTCCCATGCACGATGAGGAGCTTGCCCTTCAGCCCCTCGGCGTGGTTGATCGCCGAGCCAAGCTGGTAGCCGGCAACGTTATCCTGCGGGAGCCCCATGTAGCGCTCCTGGTAGATCGTGTCGTAGAGGCGTTGGTCCGGGACCGGCGCCACCGACATCCCGACCTTGAAGACGTCGGGCTCGCGGAACATGGCGTTGAGCGTGTTGGTCCCGCCCCCGCTCCACCCCCAGATCGCCACGCGGCTCGTGTCGACGAAGGCGTGCATCGCCGCGTACGCGCGCAGCGCACCGGCCTGCTCGGCGGCCGTCGTCGCCCCCACTGCGCCGTAGATCCCCTTGCGCCACGCGCGCCCCTTGGGTGACGGCGTTCCGCGCGTGTCGAACGACATCACGAGGTACCCCTGGTCGGCGATCAGGCGGTGGAAGAGCGCCGTGTTCCCTCCCCAACGATCGGCAGCGGTCATCCCGGCTGGCTCGCCGTAGATGTGCACGAGGACGGGGTAGCGCTTTGCCGGGTCGAAGTCGCGCGGACGCATCACGTACCCGTCCACCGGGAGCCCCTGCGTCGTGGTCACGGTGAAGAACTCGGTCGCCGGAGCGCCTAACGCCTGCAACCTGGCGCGCAGCGCTGCGTTGTCCTCGAGAACGCGGACCACCTCGTGGCCGGGGAGGCGGATGATCTCCGTGCGCGGCGGTTCGTCGAAGCGCGACACCGAGTGCAGCGCCCATCGCCCGTCGGGGGAGATGTCGTATCGGTGCGTCCCTGGCTGGTCAGCCGGTGTCACGCGTGTCGCCGGCCCACCCTTGAGCGGGACGCGGTACAGATAGTTGTGGATGGCATCACCCGGCGACGCCATCACGTAGAGGATCCCCGCCTTCTCGTCCATTCCGGCGAGCGCGACATCGAAGGCGCCCGGCGTGAGCAACGTCGTCGCGCCGGTGGTGCGACTGACGGTGTAGAGGTGGCGCCATCCGTCACGCTCGCTCTCCACGATCGCCAGCGGCCCCGCCTTCCCTCCCGCGATCCAGCGTGGCTCCTGCACCAGCACCCACGCGCTGTCGGCGTCGGTCCACACCACGCGCCCGCGCCCGGTGGACGCATCGCCCACCCAGAAGTCGTTGCGGTTCTGCAGGCGATTGAGGTGCTGCACCAGGACACTCGCGGAATCGAGCCATTGCACCTGACCGATGTAGCTGGCGGCCGTGTCCCCGGCGACGTCCATCCACGTGACCGCCCCGCCGGTGGGCGCCACCACGCCTAACGTGACGCGCGAGTTGGTCGTCCCCGCCTTGGGATAGGGAATGGCCGTCGTGTACGGGTAGAGCGAATCGGTGTCGTTGATGAGCAGGAAGTCGCGCACCGCCGAGGCGTCGAAATGCCAGAAGAGGAGACGCCTCGAGTCCGGGCTCCACTCGAACGCCTGGCGAATTCCCAGCTCTTCCTCATACACCCAGTCCGACGTCCCGTTGATGCTGGTGCGCGAGCCGTCGTGCGTGAGGCGCGTGATTGCCCCCGTCGCCAGCTCCTCGGCGTACATGTCGTGCTCGCGCACGTAAGCCACCCAGCGGCCGTCGGGCGAGAACGTGGCGAACATCAACGTGGACGGCGCGGCGTCGCCACCGAGCTTCCTGAGCGTCCCCGCCGTGCGATCGAGCACCCAATAGTCGCCGCGCGTGTTGTAGCGCCAGACGCGCGTGGTGTTCGTGAAGAGGAGGAGCTTGCGGTTGTCGTCCGACCAGGCAAAGGCGTCGAAGGCAAGGGGTGCGGTTGCACCTGCCGGCGTGAGTTGCGCGGCCGTCACCAGCACGGTGCGGGCATCGGTCGCCGTCTCATGACGCACGATCTCGCGCCCGGCGCCGGGCGTCGCCGGTTCCACGGTGAGAAAGGCCTTGCCTCCCTCGATCCATCGCAACTGGCCAACGCCGCGGGCGTTGAACTCGCCGGAGAAGACGCGCTGGACGGTGAGGGCGCCCGGCGCTTGCCCCTGGGCCCCTGCGGCCTGCGCAAAGAGCGTCGTCGCCAAGAGCGCTGTCGCGGAGATCAGGGAGGCGAGCGTCATGGCGCGGATCGTGGAGGGAGGCATGGTGGGGCGCGCGGTATGGGGCGGGCGAGGACGTCTCGGTGGACGTCTCGGAGGACGTCTCGGCCGAGGACGTCTTACGCGAAGGCACGTCGACGCGAGACCACGTTGGTGCAAACGCGCGGTCATCACGTGATTGACCGCGTAATCTGCAGGATGTTCGCGCGTTGACCAGAGCGATCACGAGGCGCAGCTTCCGCCCTTCCTGCGCCGCCCTTCCGCCTCATGAGTCGAACGATGCGCCTGTTGCCGTGGCAGACACGATGGATCCTCGCGGCATTCGTCCCCGCGCCTCTCGTTGCGCAGGCAACGACCGTCACCCCCACACCGCCCTCGATCGACTACCAGCGCGCCGAGCAGATGCTCAGCTGGAATGCGCTGCGTCACGTGTCGGGCGATCAGGTCGTGCCGACCTTCTATCGCGATTCCACGCGCTTCTGGTATCGCGTGATGACGCCGCGCGGCGCGGAGTTCGTGACCGTGTCGAGCGCCACTGGGCAGCGTGCGCTGCTGTTCGAGAACGCGCGCCTCGCCGCATCGCTGTCGCGCGCCGCCGACACGGCGATCGCCGGGGAGCGCCTCCCCTTCACCGCCATCGCCTTTGCCGACGAGGGACGCGACGAATCGCGAATCGTCGTGCGCATCGGTGCACACGGCTACACCTGCGTCCTGGCGTCGTATGCGTGCGTGAAGGGCGACACGCTTGCTGGCCGCAGCCGCTTCGTGCGTTCTCCCGATGCGCAGTGGGACGCGTTTGCGTCGGGCGGCAACCTGTGGGTGCGAAGGGTCGGGACGGCCGATTCCGTGCAGCTGACGAGCGATGGCATGGCCGGCTGGGCATACGGCGTGGGGACGCCGCCACCCACGCGCGTGCGCTCGCGAGCCCCTGAACGTCCGCAGCTCTTCTGGTCGCCCGACAGCAGGCGCATTGCGGTCCTCCGCATCGACGAGCGCGGCGTGCGCATCTCGCACCTGTACTCGTCCACCACCACGCGCCCCACGCACTACCAGTGGCCGTACGCCCTCCCCGGCGATTCGGTCGTGCCGATGACCGACCTCTACCTCGTGGACGTCGCGGCGCGCATCAGCCGGCACGTCGATGGCTCGCGACAACCGCAGCTCGCGTTCTACGGCTTCGGCGCTCGCCAGGTGCAATGGTCGCCGGCGTCGGACCGCGTGTTCTTCACCCACGTCGACCGCGGCCCAAAACACGTGCAGCTGATGGTCGCCGATGCGGCGGGGAGCGGGGGTGGAGGCGCGCCCACGGTTGGCCGGCAGGTGCTGGCCGACAGCAGCAAGACGTACGTCATTGGCTCCATCGACATCACCAACGGGGCGACCAACTGGAAGCCGCTCCCGAACGGTGACGTCGTCTGGTTCTCCGAGCGCGACGGATGGGGACACCTGTACCACGTGGGAGCGGACGGCGCCGTCCGCCACCAGGTGACCAGCGGCAACTGGGTCGTCACCGAGCTGCTGGATGTGGATGTCGCTTCGGGGCGCGTCTACTTCACCGCGCGCGGGCGCGAAGCCACGCGTCACCCCGAGTATGACCTGCTCTACTCCGTCGCGCTCGACGGGAGCGCGCTCACCCTCCTTTCTCCCGAGGATGGCGATCACACGATCGTCCCGGTGCCGGGCGCGCACGTCCTCATCGACAGTTACTCGCGCGTCGACACGCCACCGGTCACCGTGCTGCGCGGCGCCGATGGGCGCGTGATCCGCGAGCTGGAGCGCGCCGACATCTCTTCACTGCGCGCCACGGGGTGGCGACCGGGCGAGGTGTTCCGCGCCAAGGCGCGCGACGGCGTCACCGAGATCACCGGCGTCCTCTACAAGCCGTCCACCTTCGACTCCACGAAGGCGTATCCCGTCATCGACCACATCTATCCCGGCCCGCTCATCTCGCCCGTGTCGCACGCGTTCTATCCGTCGCGCGTCCTCTCGTCGTACTCCAGCATGGGACAGGTGCAAGCGCTGGCCGAGCTGGGCTTCATCGTGGTGGAGATCGATGCGTTAGGCAACACCGGGCGCAACAAGTCGCTCTACACCGCGTGGTACGGCAACATGGGCGACAACGGGATCCCCGACCACGTCGCCGCCCTCCGGGAGCTCGGGTCCCGGCATCGGTGGATGGACCTCGCGCGGGTGGGGATTTTCGGGCATTCG is a window from the Gemmatimonadaceae bacterium genome containing:
- a CDS encoding S9 family peptidase, translating into MPPSTIRAMTLASLISATALLATTLFAQAAGAQGQAPGALTVQRVFSGEFNARGVGQLRWIEGGKAFLTVEPATPGAGREIVRHETATDARTVLVTAAQLTPAGATAPLAFDAFAWSDDNRKLLLFTNTTRVWRYNTRGDYWVLDRTAGTLRKLGGDAAPSTLMFATFSPDGRWVAYVREHDMYAEELATGAITRLTHDGSRTSINGTSDWVYEEELGIRQAFEWSPDSRRLLFWHFDASAVRDFLLINDTDSLYPYTTAIPYPKAGTTNSRVTLGVVAPTGGAVTWMDVAGDTAASYIGQVQWLDSASVLVQHLNRLQNRNDFWVGDASTGRGRVVWTDADSAWVLVQEPRWIAGGKAGPLAIVESERDGWRHLYTVSRTTGATTLLTPGAFDVALAGMDEKAGILYVMASPGDAIHNYLYRVPLKGGPATRVTPADQPGTHRYDISPDGRWALHSVSRFDEPPRTEIIRLPGHEVVRVLEDNAALRARLQALGAPATEFFTVTTTQGLPVDGYVMRPRDFDPAKRYPVLVHIYGEPAGMTAADRWGGNTALFHRLIADQGYLVMSFDTRGTPSPKGRAWRKGIYGAVGATTAAEQAGALRAYAAMHAFVDTSRVAIWGWSGGGTNTLNAMFREPDVFKVGMSVAPVPDQRLYDTIYQERYMGLPQDNVAGYQLGSAINHAEGLKGKLLIVHGSGDDNVHYQGTERLVNRLIQLGKPFDMMAYPNRSHGIYEGAGTTQHIYSLLQRYLTEHLPAGGRAGVGAMN
- a CDS encoding DPP IV N-terminal domain-containing protein, with translation MSRTMRLLPWQTRWILAAFVPAPLVAQATTVTPTPPSIDYQRAEQMLSWNALRHVSGDQVVPTFYRDSTRFWYRVMTPRGAEFVTVSSATGQRALLFENARLAASLSRAADTAIAGERLPFTAIAFADEGRDESRIVVRIGAHGYTCVLASYACVKGDTLAGRSRFVRSPDAQWDAFASGGNLWVRRVGTADSVQLTSDGMAGWAYGVGTPPPTRVRSRAPERPQLFWSPDSRRIAVLRIDERGVRISHLYSSTTTRPTHYQWPYALPGDSVVPMTDLYLVDVAARISRHVDGSRQPQLAFYGFGARQVQWSPASDRVFFTHVDRGPKHVQLMVADAAGSGGGGAPTVGRQVLADSSKTYVIGSIDITNGATNWKPLPNGDVVWFSERDGWGHLYHVGADGAVRHQVTSGNWVVTELLDVDVASGRVYFTARGREATRHPEYDLLYSVALDGSALTLLSPEDGDHTIVPVPGAHVLIDSYSRVDTPPVTVLRGADGRVIRELERADISSLRATGWRPGEVFRAKARDGVTEITGVLYKPSTFDSTKAYPVIDHIYPGPLISPVSHAFYPSRVLSSYSSMGQVQALAELGFIVVEIDALGNTGRNKSLYTAWYGNMGDNGIPDHVAALRELGSRHRWMDLARVGIFGHSGGGFSSTDAMLRFPDVFSVAVSTSGNHDNAAYYHGWGERFQGLLVRETLRGGDNFADAANKNIAAKLRGKLFLIHGDLDDNVHPANTLALVDALVKANKRFDLLILPDANHDLTSHPYVIRRTWDFFVENLLGAKGPSDYAIAPRPVP